One Pongo pygmaeus isolate AG05252 chromosome 10, NHGRI_mPonPyg2-v2.0_pri, whole genome shotgun sequence genomic window carries:
- the MIP gene encoding lens fiber major intrinsic protein produces the protein MGVAGTQALCPSPPAMWELRSASFWRAIFAEFFATLFYVFFGLGSSLRWAPGPLHVLQVAMAFGLALATLVQSVGHISGAHVNPAVTFAFLVGSQMSLLRAFCYMAAQLLGAVAGAAVLYSVTPPAVRGNLALNTLHPAVSVGQATTVEIFLTLQFVLCIFATYDERRNGQLGSVALAVGFSLALGHLFGMYYTGAGMNPARSFAPAILTGNFTNHWVYWVGPIIGGGLGSLLYDFLLFPRLKSISERLSVLKGAKPDDSNGQPEVTGEAVELNTQAL, from the exons ATGGGGGTAGCAGGGACCCAGGCACTGTGCCCATCCCCCCCTGCCATGTGGGAACTGCGATCAGCCTCCTTTTGGAGGGCCATATTCGCTGAGTTCTTTGCCACCCTCTTCTATGTCTTCTTCGGGCTGGGGTCCTCACTGCGCTGGGCTCCTGGACCCCTGCATGTTCTGCAGGTGGCTATGGCATTTGGCTTAGCCCTGGCTACACTGGTGCAGTCTGTGGGCCACATCAGTGGAGCCCACGTCAATCCTGCAGTCACTTTTGCTTTCCTTGTGGGCTCCCAGATGTCCCTGCTCCGTGCCTTCTGCTATATGGCAGCCCAGCTCCTGGGAGCTGTGGCTGGGGCCGCTGTGCTGTATAGCGTTACCCCACCTGCCGTCCGAGGAAACCTAGCACTCAACACG TTGCACCCTGCGGTGAGCGTGGGCCAGGCAACCACAGTGGAGATCTTCCTGACGCTCCAGTTTGTGCTCTGCATCTTTGCCACATACGACGAGAGGCGGAATGGCCAACTGGGCTCCGTGGCCCTGGCCGTTGGCTTCTCCCTTGCCCTGGGGCACCTCTTTGGG ATGTATTATACTGGTGCAGGCATGAATCCTGCCCGCTCCTTTGCTCCCGCCATTCTCACTGGGAACTTCACTAACCACTGG GTGTACTGGGTAGGCCCAATCATTGGAGGGGGTCTGGGCAGCCTCCTGTACGACTTTCTTCTCTTCCCCCGGCTCAAGAGTATTTCTGAGAGACTGTCTGTCCTCAAGGGTGCCAAACCCGATGACTCCAacggacaaccagaggtcacagGGGAAGCTGTTGAACTGAACACCCAGGCCCTGTAG